The following nucleotide sequence is from Coffea eugenioides isolate CCC68of chromosome 3, Ceug_1.0, whole genome shotgun sequence.
GTCCTTGAAAGACTTCCGGCAAGCCGACGAAGAAACCCGCCGTCTCCTCATCGTTCTAGCTGGTGAAGCAGCCCAGAAGCGTGGCTATGTTTTCTTCTCTGAAGTCCAGTTCATCTCTGAGGATGATCTCAGGACCATTGATGAACTGTGGAGAAAATACAGCAATGACAAGTATGGCTACAGCGTGCAGAAAAAGATATGGAATAAAGTGAGCAGAGACTTCACCAAATTCTTCCTCAAAGTTGGTTGGATGAAGAAGCTTGATACGGAGGTTGAGCAGTATAATTACAGGTCTTTTCCTAGTGAATTTACGTGGGAAATGAATGATGAAACTCCTGAGGGACATCTCCCATTGACTAATGCACTCAGAGGAACTCAGTTGCTGAATCGCATATTGAGCCATCCTGCTTTtgaaggagatgaagaagacgaagaagaagaagaagaaaaaccatTGACTCAAGAAAAAGGAGCAGAAAATGGAGGCCTGAGGAGTAGTAGTGCTAAACCACCATTGAGCAAAGGAATTTTCAAGCCAGATTACAGCTTTTAGATTTTTGTCAAGTTGTGccaagaaagaaaaattgaatcaaCATACTGACAAATTTGTGAATTTATATATTAATATCATATTACATAGATGCATTGAAAACATCGATTGACTGGGATTGTTGTTTTTCTTagtgttcattttctttggaatGACCCgtttttgtataattttatgCTCAGGAACCTAATGGGGGCAATCAACCAGTATAGGTTGATCGGAAATCTAAATTCAAATACAATCTAGTACCTATAGATATATAAGAAATGTATTGAATCGATTCTTTTTAATAAATCGATTTGATCGCAACTTCGAACatgaaatttgaattcaaaatagaaaTATAATGAATATACGACTAACCAACATAACCCAATTAGCTCTTCAAATTTGTTATAATTGACGCGGCTTGATCTAGGTTGCTGAAACTTGTGTatttagagaaattaaaatttttgttcaaACTTTAATTTTTCATGTAGATTCTATATGACATTTGTCTGTAGAAATTGTAACGTTACTCTATATTTCTTAGAATCCAAGTACCTAAACAAAAATTTGATCATTAGGCAAATCAGTAACTGGCAGGATGGTACATTGTAATGTTATCGAATGAGGCAAGTATGTTTTATTGCTTACGTATCCAGAGGTTATTCTTAATTAATATTTGGGTTTGTGCATCTACAGCTACTCGTCGAAATGGAATTCACgtgtcaaaattttgaaaatgtaaatttaaataaaaaatatatataaatgcaAAATGTGACAATAATTATTAGTGTGAATTCACATCATAGATTATGCGTGATTTACGTGTACTGATATCCACTTAACATTAGTGGGCAcccgttaaaaaaaaaacctttatttttttttgtcagtcAAACATGAGTTGTATATACTACTCTCTTTTCAGGCATTTATTATGTGGAAATTGGAATGAGGTAATAGGAAGCTTAATAGTTTTGAGCGATTAGATCCATGGTTAGGGCTTCTTGTCTAATGTTCTTATAATCTTGTCAAATTTTCAACGGATTTACGTTCCACCATTATTTCCTTCCTCGAAGAAATTGTAAATGAACCATTCTTCTAATTTCTCTACATACATGCCTGACGTGATGTCCATTTTCCAACGTTAGAAATTACAAAaacaaaaccttttttttttttttttggtaattgcTCAATTGCTTATCAAGCTCATCCACCCTCCAATTTAGGAAATTAAGGAAACAATATACTTTCCCTTATGGTTAGACAAATTGATATATTAGTTACTTCTATTTTACAATAACATTATCATGGAGCTGATTTGGATGGCTTTTCAATCTCCTTCTTTTTGTAGGTTTTCATGACTTCTTAATTTTATTTACCTTCTTACTAAGATAATCACATAGTAGTAGGTTTCTTAATACACTTCCTTCTCATTCAGCGTAGCTCACTACCATTTATCAGAGGAGACTATCATAGGATAAGATTTATATGGAAATTATTCATCTGCTGTTCTTTGGTTTACCGTATTTACAGAATAAGATTGGATACTCCAGATGCACCACTTGACATTGTCACATGGTGCACTAATACTAATAATTTGTCACTAGATAATTGTACTTTAGTTGCTTATATCTTGTCTAGGAGGTAGAAGACAATACATGATTCATCGCTATTATTTGTCAATTTAATACTAGTACATCACGTACCATGTCACGTGATGCACATGAAGCATGTAATACCTTCTCCTTAAGTGATTTTCTCTCTATGTTTGTGTGCATAAGAAAGCGCCTTATTATACTTTAGTTCCGTAAATGCTGATTTGGACAAATTCCCCatgattttcttcttttaaattatatttttttttacacaaatattAAAATCCCACTCAATTAGCATTCTGATTTCTTAAGCTTAATTGAATATTTGTCTCcatgttagttttttttttctcaaaatatttattcgtcaaacaaatcaaattttCATTGCACTTACACTTGGTCATTATTTCCTTGCATGAAATGATTCTAAATTAacttctttatttatttctcaGGTAAGAATTCCCcagtaataaaatattaaacaaATTAGCTAAGTATCAACTATCAAGCTATCAACCAATAGTACCGAAACTAAGAAAATACCTGATCAGATTGTTCCTGCTCCACCACAAGTCACCAATTTGTTTGTGTCTTCTTAACACCTCTAGACGAATGAGTCACATACATTGTCTCATTGCTGATAGTTTGCATAATTGGAGGACATTAGACACCGCCCTTGTAAAGCAGCACCATATTTCTAAATCACCACAACCAATCGACAGTGATAGCCAGGGCCGATCTTAGTATCTTACCACCACAAGTAGAATGATGCCATTCACTAACCGCCAAACAACTCAGTTTGCTAATGTCAAAATTGTTTTGCCAACGGTGATGGAAAAACATGTTTAAAAAATCAGTCATCAGAAATTTCCAGCATCTGATGGCAAAA
It contains:
- the LOC113764626 gene encoding tetrapyrrole-binding protein, chloroplastic — protein: MATNYFKSIHHHHHRSLRRRHSIDCPRSNFSSTSSSFLKPTTTKTSNTLSLSQSIFATFSLSSTTSTSSTTPSTSQTISFDLLQQHLSLKDFRQADEETRRLLIVLAGEAAQKRGYVFFSEVQFISEDDLRTIDELWRKYSNDKYGYSVQKKIWNKVSRDFTKFFLKVGWMKKLDTEVEQYNYRSFPSEFTWEMNDETPEGHLPLTNALRGTQLLNRILSHPAFEGDEEDEEEEEEKPLTQEKGAENGGLRSSSAKPPLSKGIFKPDYSF